The Panicum virgatum strain AP13 chromosome 5K, P.virgatum_v5, whole genome shotgun sequence genome has a window encoding:
- the LOC120706758 gene encoding uncharacterized protein LOC120706758: MERGDGGGGMAPRGGGGVVGSAAMLGLDMHLAPQQMHPAAAFQHQQQQAEHHHGGFQLHQAAPVRQEQPSFSPYSNTSSSRVAAGVGHDDEMVGNGGFGGKAGGVVQQPQQMAAAGVCPWTRMKWTDTMVRLLITVVYNVGDDGDGVAPAGGAGGGRAAKAGSSAHGHGHGHAAAAQQQQKKGKWKSVSRAMGEQGFTVSPQQCEDKFNDLNKRYKRVVDLLGRGRACRVVENHALLDAIDDLSAKARDEARKLLSSKHLFFREMCAYHNGGGPPHAAAGGDAACLHHPPPAASSAARHVQQQQLQHQAAAPSPPGMKDSSADDDDDSDDALSNNGDDDEEDYGDDDEDGQCHVYHRSHHHHHQQRGKRGRGEDSGAAADDDHEDDAGGKRARAAASVEQSAAVQQLKGELASATAAAADPQQARCWVRRRAVEVEQQQVALESRAFELEAQRLKWERFRGNKERDMLRARLENDRLRIEGHRMLLLLRHKDIELDMAEANSSSVDHHPATAASPLAAQHYQPQPMGSSPSTAGHPN, from the coding sequence CTGGCCCCGCAGCAGATGCACCCGGCCGCCGCGttccagcaccagcagcagcaggcggagcACCACCACGGCGGGTTCCAGCTGCACCAGGCAGCGCCGGTGAGGCAGGAGCAGCCGTCGTTCTCGCCCTACTCCAACACGTCGTCGTCCAGGGTCGCGGCGGGGGTCGGGCACGACGACGAGATGGTGGGCAACGGTGGTTTCGGCGGGAAGGCCGGCGGAGTGgtgcagcagccgcagcagatggcggcggcgggggtgtgcCCGTGGACGCGGATGAAGTGGACGGACACCATGGTGCGCCTGCTCATCACGGTGGTGTACAacgtcggcgacgacggcgacggcgtggcgcCGGCTGGAGGCGCGGGGGGAGGCAGGGCGGCCAAGGCGGGCTCGTCTGcgcacgggcacgggcacgggcacgcggcggcggcgcagcagcagcagaagaagggCAAGTGGAAGTCGGTGTCGCGCGCCATGGGGGAGCAGGGCTTCACAGTGTCGCCGCAGCAGTGCGAGGACAAGTTCAACGACCTCAACAAGCGCTACAAGCGCGTCGTCGACCTgctcggccgcggccgcgcgtgcCGGGTGGTCGAGAACCACGCGCTGCTCGACGCCATCGACGACCTCTCGGCCAAGGCCAGGGACGAGGCGCGCAAGCTGCTCAGCTCCAAGCACCTCTTCTTCCGCGAGATGTGCGCCTACCACAACGGCGGcgggccgccgcacgccgcggcaGGGGGCGACGCCGCCTGCCtccaccacccgccgccggcggcctcgtccgccgcgcgccacgtgcagcagcagcagctgcagcaccaGGCGGCGGCCCCCTCCCCGCCGGGGATGAAGGACTCCTccgcggacgacgacgacgacagcgacgacgcCCTGAGCAACAacggggacgacgacgaggaggactacggcgacgacgacgaggacggcCAGTGCCACGTGTACCACCgatcccaccaccaccaccaccagcagcgcggcaagcgcgggcgcggcgaggaCAGCGGCGCAGCGGCGGACGACGACCACGAGGACGACGCCGGCGGgaagcgcgcgcgggcggcggcgtcggtcgagcagtcggcggcggtgcagcAGCTGAAGGGCGAGCTGGCGtcggcgacggccgcggcggcggacccGCAGCAGGCCCGGTGctgggtgcggcggcgcgcggtggaggtggagcagcagcaggtggcCCTCGAGTCCCGCGCCTTCGAGCTGGAGGCGCAGCGGCTCAAGTGGGAGCGGTTCCGCGGCAACAAGGAGCGCGACATGTTGCGCGCGCGGCTGGAGAACGACCGCCTCCGCATCGAGGGCCACCGCATGCTGCTCCTGCTCCGCCACAAGGACATCGAGCTCGACATGGCCGAGGCCAACTCCTCGTCCGTCGACCAccaccccgccaccgccgcgtcgccgctcgCGGCGCAGCACTACCAGCCCCAGCCGATGGGGTCCAgcccctccaccgccggccacccCAACTAG